From one Halothece sp. PCC 7418 genomic stretch:
- the cas6 gene encoding CRISPR-associated endoribonuclease Cas6, translating into MPYSLILNLTPISPISPNYLCGRHLHALFLTLVSKVDQDLGDRLHSSQSNKPFTLSPLQLNYPKRYSHQLQWEHKTAIKKGTPCWWRISLLDDELFSQLTQLWLNLNTQQSWHLGSADLNINSIQGTSHSQQPWGNSCLYPELYEDASETETTFKFTLATPVSFRQGKQDTALPTAELVFNSLWKRWNKYSGIEFSQLPLDQIFPSYFNIKTVIISDSRSKLIGCVGEISYRVFGDIDPLQIKQLNTLADFALYSGIGRKNTMGFGMIRRI; encoded by the coding sequence ATGCCTTATAGCTTGATTCTAAACCTCACCCCAATTTCTCCGATTTCTCCGAATTATCTCTGTGGACGGCATCTTCATGCTTTATTTCTAACCCTTGTTAGTAAAGTGGATCAAGATTTAGGGGATCGTCTTCATTCTTCTCAATCCAACAAACCTTTTACCCTATCTCCCTTACAACTGAATTATCCCAAACGTTACTCGCATCAATTGCAGTGGGAACATAAAACTGCAATCAAAAAAGGAACTCCCTGCTGGTGGCGTATTTCTCTGTTAGATGATGAGTTATTTAGTCAACTCACCCAACTTTGGTTAAATCTCAATACTCAACAATCTTGGCATCTTGGATCAGCAGATTTAAACATTAATAGTATTCAAGGAACATCCCATTCTCAACAGCCGTGGGGAAACAGTTGTTTATATCCTGAACTTTATGAGGACGCGAGTGAAACGGAAACTACCTTTAAGTTTACTTTGGCAACCCCCGTGTCCTTTCGTCAAGGAAAACAAGATACCGCCCTTCCCACAGCAGAATTAGTTTTTAATAGCCTTTGGAAACGCTGGAATAAATACAGTGGAATTGAATTTTCTCAACTTCCCCTTGACCAGATCTTCCCTAGTTATTTTAATATCAAAACGGTCATTATATCTGATTCTCGCAGTAAATTAATTGGCTGTGTCGGCGAAATTAGTTATCGCGTCTTTGGAGACATTGATCCCCTACAGATTAAACAATTAAATACCCTTGCTGACTTTGCCCTTTACTCAGGAATTGGCAGAAAAAATACCATGGGCTTCGGTATGATTAGGAGGATTTAA
- the cas4 gene encoding CRISPR-associated protein Cas4: MSDYISIASLNQYSYCPHRWWRMSCAGDFVDNEYTIEGTSLHDRVHNLSEAIDQEIYQVRAIWLKSETYQLIGKADLIESNSGEIYPVEYKRGKRGEWDNDELQVCAQALCLEEMTKQNISIGYLYYASSHRRQEVSLDSTLRKMTLDTIEAIQTQLEKGTRPQAVYSPRCKGCSLYSHCLPQAAKKVNKYQEEF, translated from the coding sequence ATGTCTGATTATATTTCCATTGCATCCTTAAACCAATATAGTTATTGTCCTCATCGCTGGTGGCGGATGAGTTGTGCTGGAGATTTTGTCGATAATGAATATACGATCGAAGGAACATCTCTTCATGATCGCGTTCATAATTTATCGGAAGCAATTGACCAAGAAATTTATCAAGTTCGCGCTATTTGGTTAAAGTCAGAAACCTATCAACTGATTGGAAAAGCAGACCTCATCGAATCTAATTCTGGAGAGATTTATCCCGTAGAATATAAGCGCGGAAAACGAGGAGAATGGGATAACGATGAACTGCAAGTTTGCGCCCAAGCACTATGTCTCGAAGAAATGACCAAACAAAACATTAGTATCGGCTATCTTTATTATGCCAGTTCCCATCGCCGTCAAGAAGTTTCCTTAGATTCAACGCTTCGGAAAATGACCCTTGACACCATTGAAGCCATTCAAACCCAACTCGAAAAAGGAACAAGACCGCAAGCTGTTTATAGTCCTCGTTGTAAAGGCTGTAGTCTTTATTCTCATTGTCTCCCCCAAGCAGCAAAAAAAGTCAACAAATATCAAGAGGAATTCTAA
- the cas1d gene encoding type I-D CRISPR-associated endonuclease Cas1d, protein MGTAYITQEDAFIGKTDERLTVKADQKKLLDVPLLKLEGIVILGRATISPMVVNELLQRHIPLTFLTHTGRYLGRLEPEFTKNIFVRKAQWSAAENTPQAIHLVQSFVRGKLKNYRHLLQRRVRDSSQLNFDQEILHLEQAIKPIANTENIDSLRGLEGRGSAVYFGTFQQLITNSEFTFQARRRRPPTDPINSLLSLGYSLLRHDIQSAVNIVGFDPYLGYLHVEHYGRPALALDLMEEFRPLVVDALVLKMINKQQLAVDDFETEPISKAVSLTKEGLKTFLRSYEEKKQSSFKHPVLKRKCTYQEAFEIQARLVAKYLMGETDKYPPLLIK, encoded by the coding sequence ATGGGAACCGCTTACATTACTCAAGAAGACGCATTTATTGGCAAAACCGACGAACGGTTAACCGTTAAAGCCGATCAGAAAAAACTCCTTGATGTTCCTCTCTTAAAACTAGAAGGAATCGTCATTCTCGGGCGTGCTACGATTTCTCCCATGGTCGTGAATGAGTTATTACAGCGTCATATTCCCTTAACCTTTCTCACTCATACTGGACGTTATTTAGGTCGTCTTGAACCCGAATTTACGAAAAATATTTTTGTACGAAAAGCGCAATGGTCAGCAGCAGAAAATACCCCGCAAGCGATTCATTTAGTGCAAAGTTTTGTTCGCGGAAAACTGAAAAATTATCGTCACCTTTTACAGCGTAGAGTTAGAGACTCCTCTCAACTCAACTTCGATCAAGAAATTCTCCATCTAGAACAAGCGATTAAGCCCATTGCAAACACGGAAAATATTGATAGTTTAAGAGGATTAGAAGGGAGAGGAAGTGCTGTTTATTTTGGCACATTCCAACAACTGATCACCAACTCTGAATTTACTTTTCAAGCCCGCCGTCGTCGCCCTCCCACTGATCCGATTAATTCTTTACTGAGTTTAGGCTATTCCCTGTTGCGCCATGATATTCAAAGCGCAGTTAATATTGTCGGGTTTGATCCGTATTTAGGTTATCTTCATGTCGAACACTATGGAAGACCTGCTTTAGCATTAGATTTAATGGAAGAATTCCGTCCTTTAGTAGTTGATGCGCTTGTCTTAAAAATGATCAATAAGCAACAATTAGCGGTAGATGATTTTGAAACTGAACCGATTAGTAAGGCAGTTTCTTTAACGAAAGAAGGCTTAAAAACTTTCCTGCGGTCTTATGAAGAGAAAAAGCAGTCATCCTTTAAGCATCCAGTTCTCAAACGGAAGTGTACTTATCAAGAAGCCTTTGAAATTCAAGCACGGTTAGTTGCTAAATATTTGATGGGAGAAACCGACAAATACCCACCACTCCTTATCAAGTAA
- the cas2 gene encoding CRISPR-associated endonuclease Cas2 — MYVVICYDISDDKRRTKIHKILKSYGQWMQYSIFECELTKAQYAKLRDRLSKLIKAETDSIRFYFLCQCCQGKVERIGGEELRDNTIFFA, encoded by the coding sequence ATGTATGTTGTCATTTGTTACGATATCTCTGACGATAAACGTCGCACCAAAATCCATAAGATCCTGAAATCTTACGGACAGTGGATGCAATACAGCATCTTTGAATGTGAATTAACTAAAGCCCAATACGCGAAGTTGCGCGATCGGTTGAGTAAACTGATTAAAGCCGAAACCGATAGCATTCGTTTCTATTTCCTCTGTCAGTGTTGTCAGGGGAAAGTGGAACGCATTGGCGGGGAGGAATTGCGGGATAATACAATTTTCTTTGCTTAG
- the cas5d gene encoding type I-D CRISPR-associated protein Cas5/Csc1 — MTHIYRCQIELQDSLYFATRELGRLYETEPILHNYALTYALGFVDSETYGTTVSKEESYRYFCSEQIPQYEQHLTPLNQQEIYVTPAYPVSHATVLNTWKYADNRYHVEMQKTQKNIPSYGRTKEITPESIFECYIISEQSLQKETTSQKWQWRLPKFIRLGKWMSKAELFLEELSVAKKYSNQTFTYPHPLNPLDVMFTNQVISYDVVNMPPVSLICNVNLRGDYYTFTNDSSLKLPINMAYQFG, encoded by the coding sequence ATGACCCACATCTATCGCTGTCAAATTGAACTCCAAGACAGCCTCTATTTTGCCACTAGAGAACTCGGACGACTCTACGAAACCGAACCCATTTTACATAATTATGCCCTCACTTATGCTTTAGGCTTTGTAGATAGTGAAACTTACGGAACAACCGTTTCCAAAGAAGAAAGTTATCGTTACTTTTGTTCAGAACAAATTCCGCAATATGAACAACATCTTACCCCCTTAAATCAACAAGAAATTTATGTCACTCCTGCTTATCCCGTTTCTCACGCCACGGTGTTAAATACTTGGAAATATGCTGATAACCGCTATCATGTGGAAATGCAAAAGACGCAGAAAAATATCCCCAGCTATGGACGCACCAAAGAAATTACACCTGAAAGTATTTTTGAATGCTACATCATTTCTGAACAATCTTTGCAAAAGGAAACCACTTCTCAAAAATGGCAATGGCGACTTCCCAAGTTTATTCGTTTAGGAAAATGGATGAGTAAAGCAGAACTCTTTTTAGAAGAATTATCTGTTGCTAAAAAATACAGCAATCAAACCTTTACTTATCCTCATCCTCTCAACCCACTCGATGTCATGTTTACCAATCAGGTAATTAGCTACGATGTCGTCAATATGCCACCTGTGAGTTTGATTTGTAATGTGAATTTACGAGGGGATTACTATACTTTTACTAACGATTCTTCCCTTAAACTTCCTATCAATATGGCTTACCAGTTTGGATAA
- the cas7d gene encoding type I-D CRISPR-associated protein Cas7/Csc2 has product MSLLKTINSTKHFHTEIPYKPMGKYVHFLTLRITESYPLFQTDGELNKARVRAGINNPNPISRLSLFKRKQSTPERLVGRELLRQYNLITAEECEYNVNFGMDNPDCIIYGFAIGDSGSEKSKVVVDTAYSITPFDQSHETFTLNAPYENGTMSSKGEPGSKPGEVTSRINQQDHIRPQVFFPSIVTLKDPTEASFLYVFNNILRTRHYGAQTTRTGRVRNELLGVVFADGEIVSNLRWTQAIYDRLPEEVLNSLDPLEEKTICDEATNAIQALMEDEFIVHTDFIGEQFTPLLKEVKALTKTAEGIMSILQQADAEAKTYAEKHIGKKSKSSAKKS; this is encoded by the coding sequence ATGTCTTTACTAAAAACGATCAACTCTACTAAACACTTCCACACCGAAATTCCCTATAAACCCATGGGAAAATACGTCCACTTTCTCACCCTTCGCATCACCGAATCTTATCCTCTTTTCCAAACTGATGGCGAACTAAATAAAGCCCGTGTTCGCGCTGGAATTAATAACCCAAACCCGATCAGTCGTCTTTCTCTTTTTAAACGGAAACAATCTACCCCAGAACGTCTTGTGGGAAGAGAACTTCTCCGTCAGTATAACCTCATCACCGCCGAAGAATGTGAATATAATGTCAATTTTGGAATGGATAACCCCGACTGTATTATCTATGGTTTCGCTATTGGTGATTCTGGTTCAGAGAAATCAAAAGTGGTTGTGGATACCGCTTATTCCATCACTCCCTTTGATCAATCTCATGAAACCTTTACCCTCAACGCCCCTTATGAAAACGGTACCATGTCCTCAAAAGGAGAACCTGGATCTAAACCAGGAGAAGTGACCAGTCGCATCAACCAACAAGATCATATTCGTCCGCAAGTCTTTTTCCCCAGCATTGTCACCCTAAAAGACCCCACTGAAGCGAGTTTTCTTTATGTGTTCAATAACATCCTCCGTACCCGTCATTATGGCGCACAAACCACGCGCACAGGACGAGTGAGAAATGAACTGTTAGGGGTTGTTTTTGCAGATGGTGAAATTGTTAGTAATTTGCGCTGGACACAAGCGATTTATGATCGCCTTCCTGAAGAGGTTTTAAACTCTCTTGATCCGCTCGAAGAAAAAACAATTTGTGACGAAGCAACTAACGCAATTCAAGCCCTGATGGAAGATGAATTTATTGTCCATACCGATTTTATTGGTGAGCAATTTACCCCCCTATTGAAAGAAGTAAAAGCCCTCACAAAAACCGCAGAAGGGATTATGTCTATCCTCCAACAAGCAGACGCAGAAGCGAAAACCTACGCCGAAAAACATATTGGGAAAAAGAGTAAATCTTCTGCCAAGAAATCATAA